A genomic segment from Bubalus bubalis isolate 160015118507 breed Murrah chromosome 5, NDDB_SH_1, whole genome shotgun sequence encodes:
- the ATG2A gene encoding autophagy-related protein 2 homolog A isoform X1, whose translation MSRWLWPWSNCVKERVCRYLLHHYLGHFFQEHLSLDQLSLDLYKGSVALRDIHLEIWSVNEVLESMESPLELVEGFVGSIEVAVPWAALLTDHCTVHVSGLQLTLQPRQGPGPGTGDSQSWASCMTTSMQLAQECLRDGLPEPSEPPQPLEGLEMFAQTIETVLRRIKVTFLDTVVRVEHSPGTGERGVAVEAHVQRLEYCDEAVRDPSQAPPVDVHQPPAFLHKLLQLAGVRLHFEELPQQEGPPEPPLQIGSCSGCLELTVKLKQNEAFPGPKLEVCGQLGSLHLLLTPRQLQQLQELLGAVSLADPESLVDKLNKSRPLGAEDLWLIEQDLNQQLQAGTGTEPLSPDHLSNPLVNLESTDLFFSMAGLTSSVASAVSELSLSDVDLGSSVHSTTASRRLSAQAPPTGRTAPVPPSNTLRPDSLLKMTLGGVTLTLLQTSAPSSGPPDLTTHFFAEFDATVDGSFGSHDLHRLRPRFQRACPCSHVRLTGAAVQLSWELQTSRGRRATSTEVHFGQLEVLECLWPRGALEPEYAEILSFPNSLRSQASAQPCAHLRHTQTLRRVPKSRPRRPPACHCHSELALDLADFQADVELGALDRLAALLHLATTPPPELPAGLLTEPPIAAEQHTLVRLSAPRATLQLRFPIADLRPERDPWAGRAVRAEQLRLELTEPQFRSELSSGPGPPAPTRLELTCSDLHVTYEDGEKPPVPCLRVSKALDPKSPGHKYFLPQIVVTLNPQLNAQWEVAPEKGEDLELSAENLCDLREPEPSPFSSKRTMYETEEMVIPGDPEEMRTFQNRALALSRCSLEVILPAAHIFLPSKEVYESLYNRINNDLLMWEPADLLPAPAPAAPPAGCPDASGFWHDSFKMCKSAFKLDSDSDDEDTHFSVGASGAPQPLARESRSPRSQSTFSALVTVLKGRITAHCETKDECGKRLEGAHGELVLDVEQGTIFSVSQYRGQPGLGYFCLEAEKAALYHRAAVDDYPLPGRLELPAFAPPAQLARTIYPSEDGVTEQGASGRRGQVRGPHMLSTAVRIQLDPHRNVKEFLVTLRLHRATLRHRMALPEQSWHSQLLEFLDVLDDPVLGYLPPTVITILHVHLFSCAVDYRPLYLPVRVLVTAETFTLSSNIVMDTSTFLLSGSRPFSALFPARFILDDSALYLSDKCEMETLDLRRDYVCVLDVDLLELVIKTWKGNTDDRLSQPLFELRCSNNAMHVHSCADSCALLINLLQYLTRAGDLHPPPRPPSPTEIAGQKVQLSESPASLPSCPPVETALINQRDLTDALLDTERSLRELAQASGSPFFQASPVSVYLFPGERSGAQPPSPAAGAPTGSLGSRSGAKEAEKEDEGDGDTLDSDEFCILDAPGLGILPADGEPVVTQLHPGPIVVQDGHFAQPLGSTDLLRAPAHFPVPSSRVVLREVSLVWHLYGGRDFGPHPGHRARVSLSGPRSSPSRSSGPNRPQNSWRAQGGSGRQHHVLMEIQLSKVSFQHEAYPAEPGPVAPGRELEEQPLSRQVFIVQELEVRDRLASSQINKFLYLHTSERMPRRTHSNMLKVKALHVAPVTNLGGPECCLRVSLLPLRLNVDQDALLFLRDFFTTLAASINPMVPAETSTEARPETPVPPSGPQEGQPEGVETTSSQEAAGGRHGTAPTEQQPIYFREFRFTSEVPIWLDYHGKHVTMDQVGTFAGLLIGLAQLNCSELKLKRLCCRHGLLGVDKVLGYALNEWLQDIRKNQLPGLLGGVGPMHSVVQLFQGFRDLLWLPIEQYRKDGRLMRGLQRGAASFGSSTASAALELSNRLVQAIQATAETVYDILSPAAPISRSLQDKRSVRRLRKGQQPADLREGVAKAYDTVREGILDTAQTICEVASRGHEQKGLTGAVGGVIRQLPPTVVKPLILATEATSNLLGGMRNQILPDAHKDHALKWRLDEARD comes from the exons ATGTCACGATGGCTGTGGCCATGGTCGAATTGTGTGAAAGAGCGGGTTTGCCGCTACTTGCTGCACCACTACTTGGGTCACTTCTTCCAGGAGCACCTCAGCCTGGACCAGCTCAGCCTGGATCTGTACAAGGGCAGCGTTGCCCTGCGGGATATACATCTGGAGATCTGG TCTGTGAACGAGGTACTGGAGTCTATGGAGTCGCCACTGGAGCTGGTGGAAGGCTTCGTGGGCTCCATTGAAGTGGCCGTGCCCTGGGCTGCCCTGCTCACCGACCACTGCACTGTGCACGTGTCAGGCCTCCAGCTCACCTTACAACCCCGCCAGGGCCCAG GGCCGGGGACCGGCGACTCACAGAGCTGGGCCTCGTGCATGACCACCAGCATGCAGCTGGCTCAGGAGTGCCTGCGGGACGGGCTGCCTGAGCCCTCTGAGCCGCCACAGCCCCTGGAAGGACTGGAGATGTTCGCCCAGACCATTGAGACTG tACTGCGGAGGATCAAGGTGACCTTCTTGGATACTGTCGTGAGGGTGGAGCACTCGCCGGGCACTGGGGAGCGTGGCGTGGCGGTGGAGGCCCACGTGCAGAG ACTGGAGTACTGCGATGAGGCAGTGCGAGACCCAAGCCAGGCGCCCCCAGTGGATGTGCACCAGCCTCCTGCCTTCCTCCACAAGCTGCTGCAGCTGGCGGGGGTCCGCCTGCACTTCGAGGAGCTCCCCCAGCAG GAAGGACCCCCAGAGCCACCTTTGCAGATTGGCAGCTGCTCAGGGTGCCTGGAGCTGACAGTGAAACTGAAGCAGAATGAGGCCTTCCCAGGCCCCAAG CTGGAGGTGTGTGGACAGCTGGGCTCCCTGCACCTGCTCCTGACCCCACGGCAGCTCCAGCAGCTTCAGGAACTGCTCGGTGCTGTGAGCCTTGCAG ACCCCGAGAGCCTAGTGGACAAGCTGAACAAGAGCCGCCCGCTCGGTGCTGAAGACCTGTGGCTGATTGAACAGGATCTGAACCAGCAGCTGCAGGCGGGGACTGGGACTGAGCCCCTCAGCCCAGACCACCTCTCGAACCCCCTTGTCAACCTGGAGAGCACTG ACCTCTTCTTCTCCATGGCGGGCCTCACAAGCAGTGTGGCCTCAGCCGTGTCCGAGCTCTCGCTCTCCGACGTAGAcctgggctcctctgtgcacAGTACCACAGCCTCCCGCCGGCTCTCTGCCCAAGCCCCCCCAACTG GCAGGACAGCCCCGGTGCCCCCCTCGAACACCCTGCGCCCTGATTCGCTGCTGAAGATGACCTTGGGGGGTGTGACCCTGACCTTGCTTCAGACATCTGCCCCGTCTTCTGGACCACCTGACCTCACCACCCACTTTTTTGCCGAATTTGATGCCACCGTGGATGGGTCCTTCGGCTCCCATGACTTGCACCGTCTCCGACCGCGCTTCCAGAGGGCCTGTCCTTGCAGCCACGTCCG GCTAACGGGTGCCGCCGTGCAGCTGTCCTGGGAGCTGCAGACAAGCCGGGGCCGGCGGGCCACCAGCACAGAAGTGCACTTCGGGCAGCTGGAGGTGCTGGAGTGCCTGTGGCCCAGGGGCGCCTTGGAGCCTGAGTACGCAGAG ATCCTGAGCTTCCCCAACAGCCTGCGATCCCAGGCCTCGGCTCAGCCCTGCGCTCACCTGCGCCACACACAGACCCTGCGCCGGGTGCCCAAG AGCCGGCCCCGGCGCCCACCTGCCTGCCATTGTCACTCAGAACTGGCCCTGGACCTGGCCGACTTCCAGGCGGATGTGGAACTGGGGGCCCTAGACCGGCTCGCTGCCCTGCTGCACCTGGCCACCACACCCCCTCCTGAGCTGCCTGCGGGCCTGCTG ACAGAGCCCCCAATAGCAGCCGAGCAGCACACGCTGGTGCGGCTCTCAGCACCCCGGGCCACACTGCAGCTGCGCTTCCCTATCGCTGACCTGCGGCCTGAGCGGGACCCCTGGGCGGGCCGGGCCGTGCGGGCTGAGCAGCTGAGACTGGAGCTGACTGAGCCCCAGTTCCGGTCAGAGTTGAGCAGTGGGCCtggtcccccagcccccacccgccTGGAACTTACCTGCTCTGACCTGCATG TCACCTATGAAGATGGAGAGAAGCCGCCCGTCCCCTGCCTGCGGGTCTCCAAAGCTCTGGATCCCAAGAGCCCTGGGCACAAGTACTTCCTGCCCCA GATAGTGGTGACCCTGAACCCCCAGCTCAACGCACAGTGGGAAGTGgccccagagaagggagaggatcTGGAGCTGTCGGCTGAGAACCTGTGCGACCTTCGGGAGCCCGAGCCCTCGCCCTTCTCCTCCAAAAGGACCATGTACGAGACGGAAGAG ATGGTGATCCCCGGAGACCCTGAGGAGATGAGGACCTTTCAGAACCGGGCCCTGGCGCTGTCCCGCTGTAGCCTAGAAGTGATCCTGCCCGCCGCCCATATCTTCCTGCCCAGCAAGGAGGTCTACGAGAGCCTCTACAACAG GATCAACAACGACCTGCTCATGTGGGAGCCCGCAGACCTgcttcccgcccccgcccccgccgccccccctgCCGGCTGCCCAGATGCCTCAGGCTTCTGGCACGACAGCTTCAAGATGTGCAAGTCTGCCTTCAAGCTGG ACTCGGACTCGGACGATGAGGACACCCACTTCTCAGTGGGGGCGTCAGGTGCCCCCCAGCCCCTTGCCCGTGAGTCCCGGAGCCCTCGCTCCCAGAGTACCTTCTCTGCACTGGTGACGGTGCTGAAGGGCCGGATCACCGCCCACTGTGAGACCAAG GACGAGTGTGGGAAGCGGCTGGAGGGCGCCCATGGCGAGCTGGTGCTGGACGTGGAACAAGGAACCATCTTCAGCGTCTCTCAGTACCGAGGCCAGCCGGGACTTGGCTACTTCTGCCTGGAAGCGGAGAAGGCAGCACTCTACCACCGAG CGGCCGTGGATGACTACCCACTTCCCGGTCGCCTGGAGCTGCCCGCCTTTGCTCCCCCGGCCCAGCTGGCCCGGACCATCTACCCATCGGAGGATGGGGTAACTGAGCAAGGAGCCTCGGGCCGCAGAGGCCAGGTCCGGGGCCCCCACATGCTGTCCACCGCGGTGCGCATCCAGCTGGACCCCCACAGGAACGTCAAG GAGTTCCTGGTGACCCTGCGGCTGCACAGGGCCACCTTGCGCCACCGCATGGCCCTGCCGGAGCAGAGCTGGCACTCCCAG CTATTGGAGTTCTTAGATGTCCTGGATGACCCAGTGCTGGGCTACCTGCCTCCAACGGTCATCACCATCCTACACGTCCACCTGTTCTCCTGTGCCGTGGACTACAG GCCCCTCTACCTCCCCGTACGGGTCCTTGTCACTGCTGAGACCTTCACCCTCTCCAGCAACATCGTCATGGACACCTCTACCTTCCTGCTCAG CGGCTCCCGGCCCTTCTCAGCCCTGTTCCCCGCCAGGTTCATCCTCGACGACTCCGCCTTGTACCTGTCCGACAAGTGTGAGATGGAGACCCTGGATCTGCGGCGAG ATTACGTCTGCGTCTTGGATGTTGACCTCCTGGAACTCGTGATAAAAACCTGGAAGGGGAACACCGATGACAGACTG AGCCAGCCGCTGTTCGAGCTGCGCTGCTCCAACAATGCGATGCACGTGCACAGCTGCGCTGACTCCTGTGCCCTGCTGATCAACCTGCTGCAGTACCTGACGCGCGCGGGGgacctgcaccccccaccccggccgCCCAGCCCCACGGAGATCGCCGGCCAGAAGGTGCAG CTCTCAGAAAGCCCCGCCTCCCTGCCCTCATGCCCGCCGGTGGAGACGGCCCTCATCAACCAGCGGGACCTGACGGACGCCCTCCTGGACACCGAGCGCAGCCTGCGGGAGCTGGCGCAGGCCTCAG GCAGCCCCTTCTTCCAGGCCTCTCCAGTGTCAGTCTACCTGTTCCCCGGAGAACGGAGTGGGGCTCAACCCCCCTCACCCGCTGCTGGGGCCCCCACTGGCAGCTTGGGGTCCCGCTCTGgggccaaagaagctgaaaaggAAGACGAGGGGGATGGAGACACTTTGGACAGCGATGAGTTCTGCATCCTGGACGCTCCTGGCCTGGGCATCCTG CCCGCCGACGGGGAGCCCGTGGTGACGCAGCTGCACCCAGGCCCCATTGTAGTGCAGGACGGGCACTTTGCGCAGCCACTGGGCAGCACGGACCTGCTGCGGGCACCTGCCCACTTCCCCGTGCCCAGCAGTCGAGTGGTGCTGCGTGAGGTCTCCCTCGTCTGGCACCTCTATGGCGGCCGAGACTTTGGCCCCCACCCTGGCCACAG GGCAAGGGTCAGCCTCTCAGGCCCCCGGAGTTCCCCTTCTCGCAGCTCCGGCCCCAACCGGCCCCAGAACTCCTGGCGTGCACAGGGGGGCAGTGGGAGGCAGCACCACGTCCTTATGGAGATCCAGCTTAGCAAG GTGAGCTTCCAGCACGAGGCGTACCCAGCTGAGCCAGGCCCCGTCGCCCCCGGCCGGGAGCTGGAGGAGCAGCCGCTGTCCCGCCAGGTGTTCATCGTGCAGGAGCTGGAGGTGCGCGACCGGCTGGCTTCCTCCCAGATCAACAAGTTCCTGTATCTCCACACGAGCGAGCGCATGCCGCGGCGCACCCACTCCAACATG ctcAAGGTCAAAGCGCTGCACGTGGCCCCCGTGACCAACCTGGGGGGCCCCGAGTGCTGCCTCCGCGTCTCGCTGCTGCCCCTGCGGCTCAACGTGGATCAG GACGCCCTGCTCTTCCTCAGGGACTTCTTCACCACCCTGGCGGCCAGCATCAACCCCATGGTCCCAGCAGAGACCTCAACTGAAG CTCGCCCTGAGACCCCGGTCCCGCCCAGTGGCCCCCAGGAAGGGCAGCCCGAGGGTGTGGAGACCACCAGCTCCCAGGAGGCCGCAGGCGGTAGGCACGGCACCGCCCCCACTGAGCAGCAGCCCATCTACTTCAG ggagtTCCGCTTCACGTCTGAAGTGCCCATTTGGCTGGATTACCATGGCAAGCACGTCACCATGGACCAGGTG GGCACTTTCGCAGGTCTCCTCATCGGCCTGGCCCAGCTCAACTGCTCAGAGCTGAAGCTAAAGCGGCTCTGCTGCCGGCATGG GCTCCTGGGTGTGGACAAGGTGCTGGGCTACGCGCTCAATGAGTGGCTGCAGGACATCCGCAAGAATCAGCTGCCGGGCTTGCTGGGGGGCGTGGGCCCCATGCACTCAGTCGTCCAGCTCT TCCAAGGGTTCCGGGACCTGCTTTGGCTGCCCATCGAGCAGTACAGGAAGGACGGCCGCCTCATGCGGGGGCTGCAGCGCGGCGCTGCCTCCTTCGGCTCGTCCACAGCCTCGGCCGCCTTGGAACTCAGCAACCGGCTGGTGCAAGCTATCCAG GCCACAGCTGAGACCGTGTATGACATCCTGTCCCCAGCGGCGCCCATCTCGCGCTCCCTGCAGGACAAGCGCTCCGTACGGAGGCTGCGGAAGGGCCAGCAGCCAGCCGACCTCCGGGAGGGCGTGGCCAAGGCCTATGACACGGTTCGAGAG GGCATCCTGGACACAGCTCAGACCATCTGCGAGGTGGCGTCTCGGGGCCACGAACAGAAGGGGCTGACCGGCGCCGTGGGGGGCGTGATCCGCCAGCTGCCCCCGACCGTGGTGAAGCCCCTCATCCTGGCCACCGAGGCCACGTCCAACCTGCTGGGAGGGATGCGCAACCAGATCCTCCCCGACGCGCACAAGGACCACGCTCTGAAGTGGCGTCTGGACGAGGCCCGGGACTGA